From Nonlabens sp. Ci31, the proteins below share one genomic window:
- a CDS encoding helix-turn-helix transcriptional regulator — MAQEIPTEAKRFKQVREDLGKTQSEFADLLNAGSTTADIERGKKKITGKIVTELLRQFNVNPLWLYGNSYNKYLETSTSTAPKIITMDTNDRENMVMVPIKASAGYASNVLDTDWYNELPAFHIPLPQYREGSYRAFQVQGDSMLPVLQPHEWVMGKAVESVRTANDNRIHVVVTADSVLVKKLRKSESPEAVNLISLNREYPVIEQAVGEIKELWEVNSKLSFDLDVHEGEEAMISLKQGLDSLREEIKSIKKGS; from the coding sequence ATGGCACAAGAGATTCCAACAGAAGCAAAAAGATTCAAACAGGTACGAGAGGACTTGGGGAAAACGCAAAGTGAGTTTGCAGACTTGCTTAATGCAGGTAGCACAACTGCAGATATAGAGCGCGGTAAAAAGAAAATTACAGGCAAGATTGTAACAGAGTTATTACGACAGTTTAACGTGAACCCGTTGTGGCTGTATGGAAATAGTTATAACAAATATTTAGAGACGAGTACAAGCACAGCGCCTAAGATCATTACTATGGATACTAATGATCGTGAAAATATGGTTATGGTGCCTATTAAAGCGAGTGCTGGTTATGCAAGTAATGTACTAGACACCGACTGGTATAACGAATTGCCCGCATTTCATATACCACTGCCTCAATATAGGGAAGGAAGTTACCGCGCTTTCCAAGTACAAGGAGATAGTATGCTGCCTGTATTACAGCCGCACGAATGGGTCATGGGAAAAGCGGTAGAAAGTGTGCGTACAGCAAATGACAATCGCATTCATGTTGTCGTTACTGCAGATAGTGTCTTAGTAAAGAAATTGCGCAAGTCAGAATCACCAGAGGCGGTAAATTTGATTTCTCTTAATCGAGAATATCCAGTTATTGAGCAAGCAGTGGGGGAGATTAAAGAGCTTTGGGAAGTAAATTCAAAATTGAGTTTTGATCTAGATGTTCATGAAGGAGAAGAAGCGATGATTTCTTTAAAACAAGGACTCGATAGTTTGCGAGAAGAAATAAAAAGCATCAAAAAAGGAAGTTAA
- a CDS encoding DUF2461 domain-containing protein, with product MSFYKLYDFLRDLQKNNSKDWMDENRKRYHEVRDWYIAWLNELDIELGKVDTYYVSIDGRKAINRINNNLMFHPNKPVYKDHFGAGMDLNENGKQGDFYIHLGTEESFIAGGFYKPKKELLDSIRDAIDYNGQEYKKILNKKSFKETFDVIDDGDSLKTSPKGYSQDHEHIELLRLKTFAVQHDLTQKEVMHEDFMQRCVEVYKEMTPFRAYLNKAVTV from the coding sequence ATGAGCTTTTATAAATTATATGATTTCCTGCGGGATTTGCAAAAGAACAATTCCAAAGACTGGATGGACGAAAACCGTAAGCGCTACCATGAAGTACGCGATTGGTACATTGCGTGGCTTAACGAACTCGATATAGAGTTGGGAAAAGTAGATACTTATTATGTTTCTATAGACGGTCGTAAAGCTATTAATCGCATCAATAACAATTTGATGTTTCACCCTAATAAGCCTGTCTATAAGGACCATTTTGGCGCTGGCATGGATCTTAATGAGAACGGGAAACAAGGCGATTTTTATATTCATTTAGGAACTGAAGAATCCTTTATCGCTGGCGGATTTTACAAACCTAAAAAGGAATTGCTCGATTCTATAAGAGATGCCATAGATTATAACGGACAGGAGTATAAAAAGATTCTTAACAAGAAATCTTTTAAAGAAACTTTTGACGTGATCGATGACGGCGACTCTTTGAAAACTTCCCCTAAAGGGTATTCTCAAGATCATGAGCATATAGAGTTGCTGCGATTAAAAACATTTGCCGTACAGCATGATTTGACTCAAAAAGAAGTCATGCATGAAGATTTTATGCAACGTTGTGTAGAAGTCTATAAAGAAATGACTCCTTTTAGAGCTTATTTGAATAAAGCGGTAACTGTTTAG